The Patescibacteria group bacterium sequence TTTGGCCAAACATTTTTCGGTAATGATCTAATCCATCTTTGCCTGACAAGAGAGCTATTTTTGGTTCTTTTTTTATAGATTTTTCTTTGAGTTGTTCTGGTGTCAGATAAGGGAGATTGGCTATTATAATATCAAATTTTTGAGCTTTTATATTTTTGAGTAAATTGGATTTTAGGAATTTGATTTTTTTACTTAAACCAAGTTTGCGCGCATTGGTTCTGGCAGTTTTAAGAGCTTTATCAGATATATCAACAGCTGTATAAGAGGAGGTTTTTGGATTATTTTTGGCTATGGACAAAATCAGACAGCCACTACCTGTGCCAATATCTAGTATACTATTTTCTTTTTTTATATTTTTTAGCGCTTCTTCAACTATCAATTCACTTTCAGGGCGGGGGACAAGAGTATTTTTGGAGACCAAAAATTTGAGCCCATAAAATTCTCTGTAGCCTTTTAGATAAGCTAGTGACCAATTATCTTGTCTTTTTTTGATTAATTTATAAAAAGCTCTGACAGCCGCGGGGCCTATTTTTTTATCAGGATTTTTGTAGATATATTCTTTGGATTTTTTTAGAGACAAAGCTAAAAGATCATCAAGTTCAGCTGGCTCAAGTTGGCCAGCTGATTTTTGCAGTATTTCTTTTATTGTTTTTTTTGATCTTTGGCTGCTTGCCATAGTGGTTGTATAATTTGCATTAAGTCACCATTTAAGATGCTATCCATATTATGCAGTGTCAGTTTGATGCGGTGG is a genomic window containing:
- the prmC gene encoding peptide chain release factor N(5)-glutamine methyltransferase is translated as MASSQRSKKTIKEILQKSAGQLEPAELDDLLALSLKKSKEYIYKNPDKKIGPAAVRAFYKLIKKRQDNWSLAYLKGYREFYGLKFLVSKNTLVPRPESELIVEEALKNIKKENSILDIGTGSGCLILSIAKNNPKTSSYTAVDISDKALKTARTNARKLGLSKKIKFLKSNLLKNIKAQKFDIIIANLPYLTPEQLKEKSIKKEPKIALLSGKDGLDHYRKMFGQINTYLAKKYLVLIEIDPQQKKAIEEIISENMPLVKIKFIKDLAGHFRVAKITN